A genome region from Blautia coccoides includes the following:
- a CDS encoding S8 family peptidase, translating into MATINEMILSEDYADYILPIYPQFLEDYRDFGAQLFNNYYGMIHGLLPSSDIRDYLANGLFYNTIPNLYSLLDTVSLEVSGITAVQNQPALNLRGRGILIGFIDTGIDYTHPAFRRSDGGSRIYGLWDQTIQSGPPPFDMQYGTGYTHEDLENALAAENPLDLIPSRDTIGHGTFLAGAAAGSSLPDNDFIGAAPSSMLAVVKLKEAKNYLKELFYHTSDDPVYQESDIMMGIRYLLLLSNELQAPLVICIGLGSNQGAHSGQSALSVFLTVSANYWGVYSVTAVGNEAGKAHHFFADAPAPNTSTVVEILVPENTRGFTAELWGAPPEIYSVGFESPLGEVIQRLPTRINYSDTIQFVLEETEIFVASELIQTISGDQLIFFRFSNPTPGSWKINIYSSSNNAGNFHIWLPVSGFMKPDVTFLRPDPNTTITAPSAAEVSLSTAAYNGYNNSLFVNSSRGFTRTGLIKPDIAAPGVNVFGPAPGGRFTTMTGTSVSAALTAGACALVIEWGAKRNPPKIFNNAELKSLFIRGARRSQAQLYPNREWGYGALDVYRIFSVFTDI; encoded by the coding sequence ATGGCTACAATAAACGAAATGATCTTGTCTGAGGATTATGCCGATTACATCCTCCCCATATATCCCCAGTTTCTGGAAGACTACCGGGATTTTGGGGCTCAGCTCTTCAACAATTATTATGGAATGATACACGGACTTCTCCCCTCTTCTGATATCAGGGATTATTTAGCTAACGGACTCTTCTATAATACGATACCGAATCTCTACTCGCTCCTGGATACAGTCAGCTTGGAGGTTTCGGGAATCACTGCGGTTCAGAACCAGCCGGCCCTTAATCTGAGAGGACGCGGCATCCTCATCGGATTCATTGACACGGGAATTGATTACACCCACCCTGCATTCAGACGTTCCGACGGAGGCAGCCGGATCTACGGCCTGTGGGATCAGACCATCCAGAGCGGCCCGCCGCCTTTTGACATGCAGTATGGAACCGGATATACCCATGAAGACCTGGAAAATGCACTGGCAGCAGAAAATCCATTGGATCTTATTCCGTCACGGGACACCATTGGCCACGGTACCTTTCTGGCAGGTGCTGCCGCGGGAAGCAGCCTGCCGGACAATGACTTTATCGGGGCAGCCCCGTCCAGTATGCTGGCAGTTGTAAAGCTGAAAGAGGCGAAAAATTATCTGAAAGAGCTTTTCTATCACACCAGTGATGATCCTGTTTACCAGGAATCGGATATTATGATGGGTATCCGCTATCTCCTGCTCCTCTCCAATGAACTGCAGGCTCCCCTTGTTATCTGTATTGGTTTAGGGTCAAACCAGGGGGCACATTCAGGACAATCCGCTCTGTCAGTATTCCTCACCGTATCTGCCAATTACTGGGGCGTGTATTCCGTTACGGCCGTGGGAAATGAGGCGGGCAAGGCTCATCATTTCTTTGCGGATGCCCCTGCGCCCAATACCAGCACTGTAGTGGAAATCCTGGTACCGGAAAACACAAGAGGATTTACTGCGGAATTGTGGGGGGCGCCTCCTGAAATTTACTCTGTAGGATTTGAGTCTCCTCTTGGTGAAGTCATACAGCGGCTGCCCACCCGCATTAATTACTCCGACACCATACAGTTTGTATTGGAAGAAACAGAAATCTTTGTCGCTTCGGAACTGATCCAGACCATATCCGGGGATCAGCTTATTTTCTTTCGTTTTTCCAATCCCACACCCGGTTCATGGAAGATCAATATATATTCCAGCTCCAACAATGCAGGGAATTTCCATATCTGGCTTCCTGTCTCCGGTTTTATGAAACCTGATGTCACATTTTTAAGACCGGATCCCAACACTACCATCACTGCTCCTTCAGCGGCAGAGGTCTCACTCTCCACTGCTGCCTATAACGGATACAACAACAGCCTGTTTGTCAATTCCAGCAGAGGATTTACGCGCACTGGTCTCATAAAGCCCGATATCGCCGCTCCCGGTGTAAATGTCTTCGGCCCGGCTCCGGGGGGACGCTTTACAACCATGACAGGTACTTCTGTATCTGCGGCCCTCACTGCGGGAGCCTGTGCACTGGTGATCGAATGGGGCGCGAAAAGAAATCCGCCTAAGATATTCAATAACGCGGAACTGAAATCCCTCTTTATCCGCGGGGCCAGAAGAAGCCAGGCACAGCTCTATCCCAATCGGGAATGGGGATACGGTGCCTTGGACGTGTACAGAATCTTTTCAGTTTTCACGGATATTTAA
- the rimO gene encoding 30S ribosomal protein S12 methylthiotransferase RimO: MRKVLFISLGCDKNLADSEEMLGMLVEHGYTIVNDETEADVAVVNTCAFIHDAKEESISNILEMAKYKETGSLKVLLVTGCLAQRYKEEIIEEIPEVDAVLGTTSFDDIIEALDKAFGGEKYLEFKDTSYLPEVETKRMITTGGYYEYLKIAEGCDKHCTYCIIPKLRGRYRSVAMEKLVEQARYMAEQGVKELIIVAQETTIYGCDLYGEKSLHKLLKELCRIPGIAWIRVLYCYPEEIYPELIQVMKEEPKICHYLDLPIQHCNDRILKRMGRRTTRQELVDIICSLRREIPDIVLRTTLITGFPGETQEEHEELMNFIDEMEFDRLGVFTYSPEEDTPAAVMPDQIDEEVKKERQAELMELQQEISLDKGQEKIHSEVLVMIEGKVADENAYVGRTYGDAPGVDGYIFVNTDRELISGDLCMVHITGALEYDLIGELKDEYTE; this comes from the coding sequence ATGAGGAAAGTTTTATTTATATCTCTTGGATGTGACAAGAATCTGGCAGATTCTGAGGAAATGCTGGGTATGCTTGTGGAGCACGGCTATACCATCGTAAATGATGAGACAGAAGCTGATGTGGCTGTTGTCAACACCTGCGCCTTCATCCATGACGCCAAAGAGGAGAGCATTTCCAACATTCTGGAGATGGCAAAGTATAAGGAGACAGGTTCTTTGAAGGTGCTGCTGGTGACAGGATGTCTGGCACAGCGGTACAAGGAGGAGATCATTGAGGAGATCCCGGAGGTGGATGCCGTTCTGGGAACCACCAGCTTTGACGATATTATCGAAGCCCTTGATAAAGCTTTTGGAGGAGAAAAATATCTGGAGTTCAAGGACACCTCCTATCTGCCGGAGGTAGAGACAAAGAGAATGATCACTACAGGCGGTTACTATGAATATCTGAAGATCGCGGAGGGCTGTGATAAGCACTGTACCTACTGTATCATTCCAAAGCTCAGAGGCAGGTACCGCAGCGTAGCCATGGAAAAGCTGGTGGAACAGGCCCGCTACATGGCAGAGCAGGGTGTGAAGGAGCTGATCATTGTGGCGCAGGAGACTACTATATACGGCTGTGACCTGTACGGGGAGAAATCCCTGCACAAGCTCTTAAAAGAGCTGTGCCGCATCCCCGGTATTGCCTGGATCCGTGTTTTGTATTGTTATCCGGAAGAAATCTATCCGGAACTGATCCAGGTGATGAAAGAGGAGCCGAAGATCTGTCACTACCTGGATCTGCCCATACAGCACTGCAATGACAGGATCCTGAAACGGATGGGAAGACGCACCACCAGACAGGAGCTTGTGGACATTATCTGCTCACTCCGCAGAGAAATCCCTGACATTGTACTGCGTACGACCCTGATCACCGGATTCCCGGGTGAGACGCAGGAGGAGCATGAAGAACTGATGAACTTTATCGACGAGATGGAGTTTGACAGGCTCGGCGTCTTTACCTATTCTCCTGAGGAGGATACCCCTGCCGCTGTCATGCCGGATCAGATAGATGAGGAAGTGAAGAAGGAGCGCCAGGCAGAGCTTATGGAGCTTCAGCAGGAGATTTCCCTGGATAAGGGCCAGGAGAAGATCCACTCGGAAGTGCTCGTCATGATCGAAGGGAAAGTTGCGGATGAGAATGCCTATGTGGGACGCACATACGGAGATGCGCCGGGTGTGGACGGATATATTTTTGTGAATACGGACAGGGAACTTATCTCAGGAGATTTATGCATGGTGCATATAACCGGCGCTCTGGAATATGATTTGATAGGAGAGTTAAAAGATGAATACACCGAATAA
- a CDS encoding DUF370 domain-containing protein, producing MSKLINIGFGNVVNTDKVVAVVSPDAAPIKRMVQSAKESGRCIDATQGRKTKAVLITNSDMLILSALQPETIAKRFGTFYENDLKGEQDG from the coding sequence ATGTCTAAATTGATCAATATTGGTTTCGGCAATGTAGTGAACACAGATAAAGTTGTGGCAGTTGTCAGCCCGGACGCCGCGCCCATCAAGCGCATGGTACAGTCTGCAAAGGAGTCCGGCAGATGCATTGATGCCACCCAGGGCCGAAAGACAAAGGCAGTGCTCATCACCAACAGTGATATGCTGATCTTATCCGCGCTGCAGCCGGAAACCATTGCAAAGCGTTTTGGCACGTTTTACGAAAATGATTTAAAAGGGGAACAGGATGGATAA
- the rpoZ gene encoding DNA-directed RNA polymerase subunit omega, translating into MIHPSYTELMDAINEEGNIEDEPLVTSRYSVVLATSKRARQLIAGREAMVHSSGKKPLSTAVEEIYQGKVRILPEDFQEEEETTEN; encoded by the coding sequence ATGATACATCCGTCTTACACAGAATTAATGGACGCAATCAACGAGGAGGGCAATATAGAGGACGAACCTTTAGTGACCAGCCGTTACTCTGTAGTGCTTGCCACCAGCAAGAGGGCCAGACAGCTCATTGCAGGCCGTGAGGCTATGGTTCACTCTTCAGGAAAGAAGCCTCTGTCCACAGCAGTGGAAGAAATCTATCAGGGCAAAGTGCGAATTCTGCCTGAAGACTTCCAGGAGGAAGAGGAGACAACAGAAAACTAA
- a CDS encoding competence/damage-inducible protein A — MTAELICVGTELLLGNIVNTNGAYLAKKCAALGLSMYHQSIVGDNDKRLEETIRTAVKRSDVVILCGGLGPTKDDLTKEAAAKVMGRELKEDEHTRERIQAYMDNYVKSHPGTKITDNNWKQALLPEGAVAVDNENGTAPGIIMEENKTIMILLPGPPNELIPMFEEKIYPYLRKKQPEVIASEMVKVCGIGESQVETDISDLIEKQSNPTIATYAKTGEVHLRVTAKAENEKAARKLIKPYVRELKVRFGANIYTTDEDKSLESAVVDLLRNQDISLTTVESCTGGALSARIVDVPGASDVLKQGFVTYTNRAKRKYVMVKKSTLKEYGAVSEKCAKEMAKGGCFVTGSDAAISITGFAGPDGGTEQAPVGTVFIGCCLKGKTAVREFHFGGDRSKIREQAVTYALILLRECILENFERRNEENTK; from the coding sequence ATGACAGCGGAATTGATATGTGTGGGAACAGAGTTGCTTCTGGGCAATATTGTGAATACAAACGGGGCCTATCTGGCGAAGAAATGTGCCGCCCTTGGGCTTTCCATGTATCATCAGAGTATTGTAGGTGACAATGACAAACGTTTGGAGGAGACCATTCGTACAGCGGTAAAACGCTCAGATGTGGTGATACTCTGCGGCGGCCTTGGACCTACCAAGGATGATCTGACAAAAGAAGCGGCCGCAAAAGTTATGGGAAGAGAGCTGAAAGAGGATGAGCATACCAGAGAGCGGATCCAGGCCTATATGGATAACTATGTAAAGAGCCATCCGGGCACTAAGATCACAGACAACAACTGGAAACAGGCACTTTTGCCCGAGGGTGCCGTTGCTGTGGACAATGAAAACGGAACTGCTCCCGGAATCATAATGGAGGAGAACAAAACCATTATGATCCTGCTTCCCGGCCCGCCAAATGAACTGATTCCTATGTTTGAAGAGAAGATATATCCCTATCTCAGGAAAAAACAGCCGGAGGTCATAGCCTCTGAGATGGTGAAGGTGTGCGGCATCGGAGAGAGCCAGGTGGAGACTGACATTTCCGATCTGATTGAAAAGCAGTCCAACCCTACGATTGCCACTTATGCAAAGACCGGGGAAGTTCACCTGCGTGTAACTGCCAAGGCAGAGAACGAAAAGGCAGCCAGAAAGCTGATCAAGCCCTATGTGCGTGAACTGAAGGTACGTTTCGGGGCCAATATCTATACAACAGATGAGGACAAATCTTTGGAGAGCGCTGTGGTAGACCTGCTCAGAAATCAGGATATCTCCCTTACTACAGTGGAGTCCTGTACAGGAGGTGCTCTGTCAGCCAGGATCGTGGATGTTCCCGGTGCTTCTGATGTGTTGAAGCAGGGATTCGTCACATATACCAACCGTGCCAAGAGAAAATACGTCATGGTAAAGAAGAGTACCCTGAAAGAATACGGAGCCGTCAGTGAGAAATGTGCAAAGGAAATGGCAAAAGGCGGATGCTTTGTCACAGGTTCCGACGCTGCCATTTCGATCACAGGGTTTGCCGGACCGGACGGTGGTACGGAACAGGCCCCTGTGGGCACTGTATTTATCGGGTGCTGCTTAAAGGGAAAAACGGCAGTGCGGGAATTCCACTTTGGCGGAGACCGCAGCAAGATCAGGGAACAGGCAGTAACCTATGCGCTGATCCTGTTAAGAGAATGTATTTTGGAGAATTTTGAGCGCCGCAATGAGGAAAACACAAAATAA
- the gmk gene encoding guanylate kinase, whose protein sequence is MDNRGILTVVSGFSGAGKGTLMKRLLEKYDNYSLSISATTRAPRDGEEHGREYFFHSKEEFEELISQDALIEYAQYVENYYGTPKAYVEKQLEAGRDVILEIEIQGALKVKEKMPDTLLMFVTPPTAAELKRRLTDRGTETPEVIESRLRRASEEAEGMPLYDYVLINDDLEECVDRLHGIIQSQHNTVKNSAPFIEKITSEVAVFAKGE, encoded by the coding sequence ATGGATAACAGAGGAATTTTAACCGTAGTCTCCGGATTTTCCGGTGCGGGAAAAGGGACGCTGATGAAGCGTCTTCTGGAGAAATATGATAATTACTCTCTTTCCATTTCCGCAACCACCAGGGCACCGCGGGATGGAGAAGAACATGGAAGAGAATACTTTTTCCATTCAAAAGAGGAGTTTGAGGAGCTGATCTCCCAGGATGCGTTGATTGAATATGCTCAGTATGTGGAAAACTATTACGGTACACCAAAGGCATATGTTGAGAAGCAGCTGGAAGCGGGCAGGGATGTGATCCTGGAAATCGAGATCCAGGGTGCTCTTAAGGTAAAAGAAAAAATGCCGGATACCCTCTTGATGTTTGTAACACCGCCTACGGCGGCGGAGCTGAAACGCCGTCTGACAGACAGAGGAACGGAGACACCGGAGGTTATAGAATCCAGGCTTCGCAGAGCCTCTGAGGAGGCAGAGGGGATGCCCCTTTATGATTATGTGCTCATCAATGACGATTTGGAAGAATGCGTTGACAGACTGCACGGTATTATTCAGAGCCAGCACAACACTGTGAAAAACAGTGCGCCTTTTATAGAAAAAATAACAAGTGAAGTAGCAGTATTTGCGAAAGGAGAATGA
- a CDS encoding YicC/YloC family endoribonuclease → MIKSMTGFGRAEVIDEEKKVTVEMKSVNHRYLDINMRMPKKLSSFEASIRAVLKEYLQRGKVDLFIAYEDYTQSRVSVKYNREIAGQYLEYLQQMSEEFHLENDIRASRLLGCPEVFTMEEQTVDEKELWSSLEEVLREAARQFVDTRIKEGGHLKNDILEKLDGMYKKVEQVEERSPEILREYREKLENKVAELLQDAQIEESRIAAEVILFADKMCTDEETVRLKSHISHMRDVLEQEEGIGRKLDFIAQEMNREANTILSKANDLETSNLAIDLKTEIEKIREQIQNIE, encoded by the coding sequence ATGATCAAGAGCATGACAGGCTTTGGAAGAGCCGAGGTGATTGACGAAGAAAAGAAAGTTACGGTTGAGATGAAATCCGTAAACCACCGCTATTTGGATATCAATATGCGCATGCCCAAGAAGCTGAGCAGTTTTGAGGCTTCCATACGTGCCGTATTGAAAGAATACCTCCAGCGCGGCAAGGTAGATCTCTTCATCGCCTATGAGGACTACACCCAGTCCCGTGTTTCCGTGAAATACAACAGGGAGATCGCAGGACAGTATTTAGAATACTTACAGCAGATGAGTGAAGAATTTCATCTGGAAAATGACATAAGAGCGTCCAGGCTTCTGGGATGTCCGGAGGTGTTCACCATGGAAGAACAGACTGTGGATGAGAAAGAACTCTGGAGTTCTCTGGAGGAAGTGTTAAGAGAAGCAGCCCGTCAGTTTGTGGATACCAGGATCAAAGAGGGCGGCCATCTGAAGAACGATATTCTGGAAAAGCTGGACGGCATGTACAAAAAAGTAGAACAGGTGGAGGAGCGTTCCCCTGAGATTCTCCGTGAATACAGGGAAAAGCTGGAGAATAAAGTGGCTGAACTTCTTCAGGATGCACAGATCGAGGAGAGCCGCATTGCCGCGGAAGTGATCCTTTTTGCAGATAAAATGTGCACGGACGAGGAGACCGTACGCCTGAAAAGCCACATCTCCCATATGAGAGATGTGTTGGAGCAGGAGGAGGGCATTGGCAGAAAGCTTGATTTTATCGCTCAGGAGATGAACCGCGAGGCCAATACCATTTTATCCAAGGCCAATGACCTGGAGACCTCCAATCTTGCCATTGACCTGAAGACAGAGATAGAGAAGATCCGCGAACAGATTCAGAACATTGAATAA
- a CDS encoding chorion class high-cysteine HCB protein 13, with protein sequence MSDLAATNCGCGCEDNCGGGCGVSRGFGGDCSCIIWILLLLCCGGNGNGGCGGCGNDCGCGGGFGGDCSCIIIILLLLCGCGGHGFC encoded by the coding sequence ATGAGTGATTTAGCTGCTACAAACTGTGGTTGTGGATGCGAGGATAACTGTGGAGGAGGATGTGGAGTTTCCCGTGGATTCGGCGGCGACTGCAGCTGTATTATCTGGATTCTTCTTCTTCTTTGCTGTGGTGGAAATGGAAACGGCGGCTGCGGCGGCTGTGGAAATGACTGTGGATGCGGCGGTGGATTCGGCGGCGACTGCAGCTGCATTATCATTATCCTGCTGCTCCTCTGCGGATGCGGCGGACACGGATTCTGCTAA
- the pgsA gene encoding CDP-diacylglycerol--glycerol-3-phosphate 3-phosphatidyltransferase, whose product MNTPNKLTIARIVMIPFFVAFLMYDIAGSAGKWIALAVFIIASLTDTLDGYLARRDNLVTNFGKFMDPLADKLLVCSALICFTGLGELPAWITIIIIAREFIISGFRLVAADNGIVIAASYWGKFKTVSQMIMIILMIMDIQNQAFQILIQIFVVIAVALTLISLVDYIAKNKSVLSMQD is encoded by the coding sequence ATGAATACACCGAATAAACTGACGATCGCAAGAATCGTTATGATTCCGTTCTTTGTGGCTTTTTTAATGTATGATATTGCGGGCAGTGCCGGTAAGTGGATCGCTCTGGCTGTCTTTATCATTGCCAGCCTGACAGATACCCTGGATGGATATCTGGCCAGGAGAGATAACCTGGTGACAAATTTCGGTAAGTTTATGGACCCGCTGGCAGACAAGCTGTTAGTCTGCTCCGCACTGATCTGCTTTACCGGTTTAGGCGAACTTCCGGCATGGATCACCATTATTATTATCGCCCGTGAGTTTATCATCAGCGGTTTCCGCCTGGTGGCTGCGGACAACGGTATCGTCATCGCCGCCAGCTACTGGGGCAAATTCAAGACCGTATCACAGATGATAATGATCATTCTGATGATCATGGACATCCAGAATCAGGCATTCCAGATCCTGATCCAGATTTTTGTGGTAATTGCAGTTGCACTTACCCTGATTTCTCTTGTGGATTACATTGCCAAGAATAAAAGTGTATTGAGCATGCAGGACTAA
- a CDS encoding S8 family peptidase, with amino-acid sequence MMQKWLTGKNIGVAVLDTGIYPHIDFDCRIRAFLDMVHGKTFPYDDNGHGTHVAGILAGSGTALNGKYKGVAPGCDIIAIKVLDECGNGNKEQVIEALDWIKANRIKYNIRVINISVGTTQKEAHRDLICAVESAWDDGFIVVAAAGNMGPGQGSITAPGSSRKVITVGSADMLVRHQGISGRGPTGDCIIKPDIVAPGNAIVSCANRSGTMPYAVKSGTSMSTPMVSGGIALLLEKDPSLSNLEIKKRLMKTAKDLGYPHNLQGWGLFQLEHFLYDEKNWNL; translated from the coding sequence ATGATGCAGAAATGGCTTACCGGAAAAAATATCGGTGTCGCTGTCCTGGACACCGGGATTTATCCTCATATAGATTTTGACTGCCGAATCCGTGCTTTTCTGGATATGGTACACGGGAAAACTTTCCCCTATGATGACAATGGACACGGTACTCACGTGGCCGGCATACTGGCTGGCAGCGGGACTGCCCTGAACGGAAAATACAAAGGTGTGGCGCCGGGGTGTGATATCATCGCCATAAAGGTGCTTGATGAGTGCGGCAACGGCAACAAGGAACAGGTCATCGAAGCACTGGACTGGATCAAAGCCAACAGAATAAAATACAACATCAGGGTCATCAATATCTCCGTGGGCACTACCCAGAAGGAAGCACACCGGGATCTGATTTGCGCCGTGGAATCTGCCTGGGACGACGGCTTTATTGTTGTGGCCGCAGCGGGAAATATGGGACCGGGCCAGGGCAGTATCACAGCGCCGGGAAGCAGCCGGAAGGTCATCACTGTGGGATCTGCCGACATGCTGGTGCGTCATCAGGGGATTTCGGGGAGAGGGCCTACCGGCGACTGTATCATCAAGCCTGATATTGTGGCACCGGGCAATGCAATCGTCTCCTGCGCCAACAGAAGCGGCACTATGCCCTATGCGGTAAAAAGCGGCACCTCCATGTCAACGCCTATGGTGTCAGGGGGCATTGCTCTGCTTCTGGAAAAAGATCCATCCCTGTCAAATCTGGAAATAAAAAAAAGACTGATGAAGACGGCAAAGGATTTAGGCTATCCCCACAACCTGCAGGGTTGGGGGCTTTTTCAATTAGAGCATTTTTTGTACGATGAAAAGAATTGGAATTTATAG
- a CDS encoding Rqc2 family fibronectin-binding protein, whose product MAFDGVTIANIVKELNDTIVGGKINKIAQPEADELILTIKNNRTQYRLLISASASLPLIYFTDKNKVSPLTAPNFCMLLRKHVGSGKITAVTQPGLERVIEIKIEHLNELGDLCFKTLVVEIMGKHSNIIFLNEERMILDSIKHVSLNMSSVREVLPGRDYFIPQTQDKKDPLTITEEEFYRTVYQKPVGTAKAIYSSLTGLSPIAAEEICTRALVHGSSPTEELSDQEKERVYRAFAGFMEDIRKGHFTPNIVYSESGEPVEFGAVPLTQYTDFAVKEYDSISQVLEQYYAQKNIITRMRQKSADLRKIVQTALDRNWKKFDLQTKQMQDTKKMDKYKVYGELINTYGYNLEDGCKSFRALNYYTNEEITIPLDPTMTPQENSKKYFDRYNKLKRTAQALKEQLEDTESEIRHLESIQAALDIAQQESDLSQIKEELTEYGYIKKHYTGGKKKMQSKAKPLHYISSDGYHIYVGKNNYQNEELTFKFATGNDWWFHAKKMAGSHVIVKSNNEELPDRTFEEAGRLAGYYSSGRTAPKVEIDYIQKKHVKKPNGSKPGFVVYYTNYSLIIEPDITGIRLADD is encoded by the coding sequence ATGGCATTTGACGGAGTTACCATTGCAAATATAGTCAAAGAATTAAATGATACCATTGTGGGCGGCAAGATCAACAAGATCGCACAGCCAGAGGCGGACGAGCTGATCCTCACTATAAAAAACAACAGGACACAGTACAGGCTTCTCATATCGGCCAGCGCTTCCCTGCCCTTGATCTATTTTACAGATAAAAACAAAGTGAGTCCCCTCACCGCTCCTAATTTCTGTATGCTGCTGCGCAAGCATGTGGGAAGCGGCAAGATCACCGCAGTGACCCAGCCGGGGCTGGAGCGTGTCATTGAGATCAAGATCGAACATTTAAATGAACTGGGCGATCTGTGCTTTAAAACCCTGGTGGTAGAGATCATGGGCAAGCACAGCAATATTATTTTCCTCAATGAGGAGCGCATGATCCTGGACAGCATCAAGCACGTGTCCCTGAATATGAGTTCTGTCAGGGAGGTTCTTCCCGGAAGAGATTATTTTATTCCGCAGACCCAGGACAAAAAAGATCCTCTGACCATCACAGAGGAAGAATTTTACCGGACGGTATACCAAAAACCGGTAGGCACAGCAAAAGCCATCTATAGTTCGCTTACAGGGCTGAGTCCCATCGCCGCTGAGGAGATCTGCACCCGGGCACTGGTTCACGGGAGCAGTCCCACTGAAGAATTGTCCGATCAGGAAAAAGAACGGGTCTACCGGGCATTTGCGGGCTTTATGGAAGATATCCGAAAAGGACACTTCACACCTAATATTGTATACAGTGAATCCGGGGAACCCGTAGAATTCGGAGCGGTTCCTCTCACCCAGTACACAGATTTTGCAGTTAAAGAATATGATTCCATATCCCAGGTACTGGAACAGTATTATGCCCAGAAAAATATCATCACCCGCATGCGCCAGAAATCCGCTGATCTGCGCAAGATCGTCCAGACAGCCCTGGACCGCAACTGGAAAAAGTTTGACCTGCAGACAAAGCAGATGCAGGACACAAAAAAAATGGACAAATACAAAGTCTACGGGGAGCTGATCAACACCTATGGATATAATCTAGAGGATGGCTGTAAATCCTTCCGGGCGCTGAACTACTATACCAATGAGGAGATCACCATCCCTCTTGACCCCACCATGACACCGCAGGAGAACTCCAAAAAATACTTTGACAGGTACAACAAGCTGAAACGTACCGCCCAGGCCTTAAAAGAACAACTGGAGGATACGGAAAGCGAGATCCGCCATCTGGAATCCATTCAGGCCGCTTTGGATATTGCTCAGCAGGAAAGTGATCTCTCCCAGATCAAAGAAGAGCTGACCGAATACGGATATATTAAAAAGCACTACACCGGGGGTAAAAAGAAAATGCAGTCCAAGGCAAAACCCCTGCATTATATCTCCAGTGACGGTTACCACATATATGTGGGAAAGAACAATTACCAGAATGAGGAGCTGACCTTCAAATTTGCCACAGGCAATGACTGGTGGTTCCACGCTAAAAAAATGGCAGGTTCCCACGTGATCGTAAAATCCAACAATGAAGAGCTGCCTGACCGCACCTTTGAGGAGGCCGGCCGCCTGGCAGGATATTATTCCAGCGGACGCACTGCACCCAAAGTGGAGATTGACTATATCCAGAAAAAACATGTGAAAAAGCCCAATGGCTCCAAGCCCGGCTTTGTGGTATATTACACAAACTACTCCCTGATCATAGAACCTGATATCACAGGGATAAGACTGGCAGATGACTAA